From one bacterium genomic stretch:
- a CDS encoding CGNR zinc finger domain-containing protein — protein sequence MDIRFIAGSLSLDFLNTVHNYNASDPREELKEMKDLVIWARRAGILNAKDARSILYESRKRPGEAERFLQETQKLRNSIYSMFFAISRNHPIDSRALKRIRRHLSRSMMQMTVRRDRGRYRLLSSNEETPANRFLFIILESTLRLLMSHQDLLRLRQCEGENCTWLFLDRSKNRSRRWCEMQSCGSRAKSRRYYSRKKKRE from the coding sequence ATGGATATACGTTTTATTGCCGGGTCGCTGTCGTTGGATTTTCTCAACACGGTGCACAACTATAATGCTTCAGATCCCAGGGAAGAATTAAAGGAGATGAAAGATCTTGTTATCTGGGCGCGGAGAGCGGGGATACTGAACGCAAAGGATGCACGCTCCATTCTTTATGAGTCGCGCAAACGTCCTGGTGAAGCCGAAAGATTTTTGCAGGAAACTCAAAAGCTTCGTAATTCCATTTACAGTATGTTTTTTGCGATTTCGAGAAACCATCCCATAGACTCACGGGCCCTCAAACGAATCAGACGGCATCTATCCAGGTCAATGATGCAGATGACTGTTCGACGAGATCGGGGCAGATACAGGCTGCTGTCCAGCAATGAGGAGACGCCTGCGAATCGGTTCTTGTTCATAATTCTGGAATCCACGCTTCGGCTGTTAATGTCACACCAGGACCTTCTGAGACTACGACAATGTGAAGGAGAAAATTGCACATGGCTGTTTCTGGATCGCAGCAAGAACAGAAGCCGAAGATGGTGTGAGATGCAAAGCTGCGGCAGTCGCGCTAAATCCCGGCGATACTATTCCAGAAAAAAGAAACGGGAGTGA
- a CDS encoding M28 family peptidase, with product MNLMTAVVITGWVLFGSISFAQGEDSLYGFWPEESRKQHELESRFDTLLKADHLRDWMKRMTARPHHVGSPGQKENAEWIAGLFQSWGYQTQVEQFEVLFPIPQIRLLEMIYPEKFSAQLSEPPLEIDVNSKEHSEQLPVYNAYSRDGDVTAELVYVNYGLPGDYEELKHRGIDVKGKIVIARYGASWRGVKPKVAAEHGAIGCIIFSDPAADGYSQGDVYPKGGWRNGLSAQRGSVLDTTRQDGDPLTPFDPAFKNANRISREEAPGITRIPVLPLSYQDALPLLRNLGGQVVPVSWRGGLPIPYHFGPGPAKVHLKLQFDWNLTSIYDVIARMPGTEFPDDWVIRGNHYDAWVYGATDPVSGIVSLLEEARAVSELAKSGWRPKRTLIYAAWDGEEPGLLGSTEWVEAHYEELQQKAVAYINSDSTGRGFFFVEGSQTLEKFLNQVIRNVSDPQKGISVRERLRAYLLMEGPPELKKTAQSHQDLPLRPGGSGSDHSPFLQFAGIASLYMFFNGETEYGQYHSAYDSFDHYIRFMDPKFEYGIALAKTAGRCMLRFANANILPFEFEAFSKHITSYVTELENLTARMREETDDKNRNVQQRIYESFSDSRKPLTVPEVLPPVPHLNFSPLKNAAENLERCASELKDHLDKTGAHLSVEKLRDLNGILKRSERALTRKNGLPGRPWFRHQIYAPSVYGGYEGTAIPSVAEAIEQRNWKLAEEQIQVVADTLEQLVDQIKKAKDILAN from the coding sequence ATGAACTTGATGACTGCTGTTGTGATCACCGGTTGGGTGCTTTTTGGATCAATCTCATTCGCTCAAGGAGAGGACTCACTTTACGGGTTTTGGCCGGAAGAATCCAGAAAGCAACATGAGCTCGAATCGCGATTCGATACACTGCTAAAGGCAGACCATTTGCGTGATTGGATGAAAAGGATGACCGCGAGGCCGCATCATGTCGGCTCGCCGGGACAAAAAGAGAACGCGGAATGGATCGCAGGATTATTTCAATCCTGGGGCTATCAGACCCAAGTGGAGCAATTTGAAGTTTTGTTTCCGATTCCGCAAATCCGTTTGTTAGAGATGATTTACCCGGAAAAATTCAGTGCGCAGTTATCTGAGCCACCATTGGAAATTGATGTCAACTCAAAAGAACATTCGGAACAGCTCCCTGTATACAACGCTTATTCAAGAGATGGGGACGTTACGGCTGAGCTCGTTTATGTGAATTATGGACTTCCCGGCGACTACGAAGAATTAAAACATCGAGGGATTGATGTAAAAGGAAAGATTGTTATTGCAAGGTATGGCGCATCATGGCGTGGAGTAAAACCGAAAGTCGCTGCCGAACATGGCGCAATTGGCTGCATCATTTTTTCCGATCCTGCCGCTGATGGCTATTCCCAGGGGGACGTTTATCCGAAGGGTGGATGGCGAAACGGATTGAGCGCGCAGAGGGGGTCTGTCCTGGATACAACCCGGCAAGATGGAGATCCGCTTACTCCGTTTGATCCTGCGTTCAAAAACGCAAATCGAATTTCGAGAGAGGAAGCCCCAGGTATTACCCGCATACCTGTTTTGCCGTTATCTTATCAGGATGCGCTTCCCCTTTTAAGGAATCTTGGCGGCCAGGTTGTTCCTGTCTCTTGGCGCGGTGGCCTTCCGATCCCTTATCATTTTGGCCCCGGTCCCGCTAAAGTCCATCTAAAACTTCAATTTGATTGGAACCTCACATCTATTTATGACGTGATTGCACGCATGCCTGGAACCGAATTCCCGGACGACTGGGTCATTCGAGGAAACCATTATGACGCATGGGTTTACGGCGCAACAGATCCGGTCAGCGGAATTGTTTCGCTTCTCGAGGAAGCGAGGGCTGTGTCGGAGCTGGCCAAGTCAGGTTGGAGACCCAAGCGCACCTTAATCTATGCAGCATGGGACGGCGAGGAGCCGGGGCTACTCGGATCAACCGAATGGGTGGAAGCACACTATGAGGAACTCCAACAAAAGGCGGTTGCTTACATTAATTCGGACAGCACCGGCCGCGGGTTCTTTTTTGTGGAAGGCTCTCAGACGCTGGAGAAATTCTTGAACCAAGTCATTCGAAACGTTTCCGATCCTCAGAAGGGCATCAGCGTGCGTGAGCGTTTGCGCGCGTATCTTTTGATGGAAGGCCCACCGGAGCTAAAGAAAACAGCACAGAGCCATCAGGACTTGCCGCTGCGGCCAGGAGGATCAGGATCGGACCATTCCCCTTTTCTTCAATTTGCAGGCATTGCTTCGCTGTATATGTTCTTTAACGGCGAAACAGAATACGGGCAATATCATTCCGCCTACGATTCCTTCGATCATTACATCCGGTTCATGGATCCAAAATTTGAATATGGGATCGCTCTGGCCAAGACTGCAGGCCGATGCATGTTGAGATTCGCTAACGCCAATATTTTGCCTTTTGAATTCGAAGCATTTTCCAAGCACATTACTTCATACGTAACGGAATTGGAGAACTTGACCGCCCGAATGCGTGAAGAGACTGACGACAAGAATAGAAACGTTCAGCAAAGAATCTACGAATCCTTTTCTGATTCCAGGAAACCCTTGACCGTGCCAGAAGTGCTTCCGCCTGTTCCGCACTTGAATTTTTCGCCTTTGAAAAATGCGGCGGAAAACTTGGAACGGTGTGCCTCAGAGCTGAAAGATCATTTGGACAAAACCGGGGCTCATCTTTCCGTAGAAAAGCTTCGCGATTTAAATGGAATCTTGAAAAGATCGGAACGTGCTTTGACCAGAAAAAATGGACTGCCAGGCCGTCCATGGTTCCGACACCAGATCTATGCCCCCAGTGTCTATGGTGGTTACGAAGGAACAGCCATTCCCTCTGTAGCGGAAGCAATCGAACAACGGAACTGGAAACTTGCAGAAGAACAGATTCAGGTCGTAGCGGATACGCTGGAACAACTGGTCGATCAAATTAAGAAAGCAAAAGACATACTTGCGAACTGA
- a CDS encoding aminotransferase class I/II-fold pyridoxal phosphate-dependent enzyme, giving the protein MSNYRIETIAIHEGESRVDGAVVFPIFQTANFESPLDSHDLRYIRYYNTPNQELLHKKLAALENGEAGLVTSSGMAAISTLLLTFLPAGSHILAQDKLFAGTHTFFSKDFPKLGLAYSLVDGTKPETWKSHLKNNTRIFYAESIGNPLLDVPDLEAIVSFSKEHGLITVIDNTFASPVNFKPIDIGFDFVVHSCTKYLNGHSDIVSGVVVGKASAVEQVRDRALHLGGCLDPHAAFLLNRGLKTVVLRVLWQNANALKLAHFLSSQPAVKGVYYPGLESHTGHERAKRLFKGYGGMLSFELKNEAHLNDFLTQLQIPILAGSLGAVETLITLPARTTHSRMSREDRLRAGISDSLIRVSVGIENPDDLVEDFQGAFRKIH; this is encoded by the coding sequence ATGAGCAACTACAGGATTGAAACGATTGCAATTCACGAAGGAGAATCAAGAGTCGATGGAGCAGTGGTTTTCCCCATATTTCAAACGGCGAATTTTGAAAGCCCTCTGGACTCCCATGATCTGCGATACATCCGTTACTACAACACTCCGAATCAGGAATTGCTACATAAGAAGTTAGCCGCGCTGGAAAATGGGGAGGCGGGGCTTGTGACGAGCAGTGGCATGGCTGCGATCAGCACTCTCCTCTTAACGTTCTTACCGGCAGGAAGCCATATCCTGGCTCAAGACAAACTATTCGCTGGAACTCACACGTTTTTCAGTAAGGATTTTCCGAAATTGGGCCTGGCTTACTCACTGGTTGACGGAACGAAACCGGAGACATGGAAGTCACATTTAAAAAACAACACCCGGATCTTTTATGCCGAAAGCATTGGGAATCCGCTTCTGGATGTTCCGGATCTTGAAGCGATCGTTTCATTCTCAAAAGAACATGGATTGATTACGGTCATCGATAATACCTTTGCATCGCCTGTAAATTTTAAACCGATCGATATAGGGTTTGATTTCGTTGTTCATAGCTGCACGAAATATCTGAATGGTCATTCTGATATCGTGAGCGGCGTCGTAGTTGGAAAGGCAAGTGCTGTAGAACAGGTGAGGGATCGTGCTCTTCATCTGGGTGGCTGCCTGGATCCTCATGCCGCTTTCCTTTTGAATCGTGGATTGAAAACTGTCGTGCTGAGAGTGCTCTGGCAAAATGCTAATGCGCTCAAATTGGCTCACTTTCTGTCTTCGCAACCTGCAGTGAAAGGAGTGTATTATCCTGGACTCGAATCGCACACGGGCCATGAGAGAGCCAAACGGTTATTCAAAGGCTACGGTGGAATGCTCAGCTTCGAACTGAAGAATGAAGCTCACCTGAACGATTTCCTGACGCAATTGCAAATACCAATTCTTGCCGGCAGCCTGGGTGCGGTAGAGACGTTAATCACGCTTCCTGCAAGAACCACGCATTCCCGAATGTCACGCGAAGACCGGCTGCGCGCCGGGATTTCTGATAGTTTGATCCGGGTCTCCGTTGGGATCGAAAATCCTGATGATTTGGTCGAAGACTTCCAGGGCGCTTTTAGAAAAATCCATTGA
- a CDS encoding NIPSNAP family protein, with protein MITCFLKYIIDPDKIKEFETYAGMWIKLVEKMGGKHHGYFLPHEGANNVAYALFSFPSLAAYEEYRIRSAKDPECRAALAYYDQTRCFFSYDRTFLRPLLGTDLKTEL; from the coding sequence ATGATTACTTGTTTCTTAAAATACATCATCGATCCCGATAAGATAAAAGAGTTTGAAACTTATGCAGGGATGTGGATCAAGCTGGTTGAGAAGATGGGCGGCAAGCATCATGGATACTTCCTCCCGCATGAAGGGGCTAACAATGTCGCTTATGCGCTGTTTAGTTTTCCAAGTTTAGCTGCCTATGAAGAATATCGAATAAGATCAGCAAAAGATCCGGAATGCCGGGCTGCTTTGGCTTACTATGATCAAACCCGGTGCTTCTTTAGTTACGATCGCACGTTCCTTCGGCCATTGCTGGGAACCGATCTAAAAACAGAACTATAG
- a CDS encoding pyridoxal-phosphate dependent enzyme, translating into METFAEGLATRVPFMLPQQILWEHLDDFILVEDDEMKRAVLLYLEKAKTLAEPAGAASLAVIQSLASSNARMHSMTAANRCYANIQFVTLSMDF; encoded by the coding sequence ATGGAAACTTTCGCTGAAGGCCTTGCCACGCGGGTTCCCTTTATGCTGCCACAGCAGATTCTGTGGGAACATCTCGATGATTTCATTCTTGTAGAAGATGACGAAATGAAGCGCGCGGTCCTACTATACTTGGAGAAGGCAAAAACGCTGGCTGAGCCCGCCGGCGCCGCATCGCTGGCTGTCATCCAATCTTTGGCTTCCTCGAACGCCAGAATGCATTCCATGACTGCGGCTAATCGATGTTATGCAAACATTCAATTTGTGACATTGTCAATGGATTTCTAG
- a CDS encoding DUF3147 family protein — protein sequence MDFQIVLLKLVLTPLLIAAVTLVGRRWGPKVSGLFIGLPLTSGPVSIFLAVEQGPEFAARASEGAILGLGSVAMFCYGYSMAAKQKTWTRSALIGLLFYFCATFVLREISLSLPLSFILICLILSLVLLFFPTPTDAITIIRSPNWDIPVRMLVATSMVLFLTGFARLLGPSLSGLLSPFPVFALILSGFSQTLEGPGAAIRLLRSVVIGTFAFAIFFLVVAVAISRFGLLFTYLSALLSALAVSSVSLLLIQKSSLMKIVSR from the coding sequence ATGGATTTTCAGATTGTCTTGCTGAAATTGGTATTGACTCCGCTGCTGATCGCCGCTGTAACTCTGGTTGGCCGCAGATGGGGTCCAAAAGTTAGTGGGTTATTCATTGGACTTCCACTGACATCCGGGCCCGTTTCCATCTTTCTTGCAGTGGAACAGGGTCCGGAGTTTGCTGCCCGCGCCTCGGAAGGAGCAATCCTGGGCCTCGGTTCTGTTGCAATGTTTTGTTACGGCTATAGCATGGCAGCCAAGCAAAAGACGTGGACACGCAGCGCACTGATCGGTTTATTGTTTTATTTTTGTGCAACTTTCGTTTTGCGGGAAATATCGTTATCTTTGCCACTCTCTTTCATCTTGATTTGCCTCATCTTGAGCCTGGTTCTTTTGTTTTTCCCCACGCCTACGGACGCGATTACGATCATTCGTTCTCCCAACTGGGATATTCCTGTTCGAATGTTGGTCGCAACTTCCATGGTGCTTTTCCTTACAGGATTCGCACGGCTGCTCGGTCCTTCTTTGAGTGGACTCTTGTCGCCGTTCCCAGTCTTTGCTCTGATTCTTTCTGGCTTCTCGCAAACTCTGGAAGGTCCGGGTGCAGCGATTCGGCTTCTGCGAAGCGTTGTAATCGGAACGTTTGCATTCGCAATATTCTTTTTGGTTGTGGCGGTTGCTATTTCCCGCTTTGGATTGTTATTCACTTATCTGTCTGCACTGCTATCTGCGCTTGCTGTAAGCTCGGTTTCTTTACTGCTAATTCAAAAGTCTTCTTTGATGAAAATCGTTTCGCGTTAG
- a CDS encoding histidine kinase translates to MSIKSRWRSTVLILACWMFVGFLFDVDALLSYTNGDLPSIKMLMVWEMPSWILWALLSLPILRFVRNFPIQAPHIVRNFLLHFFIGICVAMAHAASNLVLSWVFAQIIRVQTPPFSSVFMELFLMRTPWRVMIYFLIVMACHGLIFYQRMLDQQREAGELKVRLARAELETLKIQLQPHFLYNTLNTISELIHDQADTADQMLVSLAELLRRTVKSSKEEEISLAEELELLHLYLSIQRARFEDRLRVEMSIGPETMKTKVPSLILQPLVENALKHGVASRNDVCQIGLSATVENSTLVLNVLNNTNSSSNKCGTGVGLSNTRERLLRLYGSDNCLHYETLPANQFSVTIRIPIRSSDHDQSIS, encoded by the coding sequence ATGAGTATCAAAAGTCGTTGGAGAAGCACCGTACTGATTCTTGCTTGCTGGATGTTCGTTGGTTTCCTTTTTGATGTTGATGCACTACTCAGCTACACGAATGGGGATTTGCCGAGCATAAAAATGTTGATGGTCTGGGAGATGCCCAGCTGGATTTTGTGGGCTCTATTGTCTTTGCCGATCCTCCGTTTTGTCAGGAATTTTCCGATTCAAGCTCCCCATATCGTCAGAAACTTCTTGTTACATTTTTTCATAGGTATATGCGTAGCAATGGCGCATGCGGCATCGAATCTGGTCCTTTCCTGGGTATTCGCGCAAATCATTCGAGTTCAGACTCCTCCATTTTCGTCCGTTTTCATGGAGCTGTTTCTGATGAGAACACCCTGGAGAGTGATGATCTATTTTTTAATCGTAATGGCATGTCACGGGCTCATTTTCTATCAAAGAATGTTGGATCAGCAAAGAGAAGCTGGAGAATTAAAAGTCCGTCTGGCAAGAGCCGAGCTGGAAACATTGAAAATTCAGCTTCAGCCTCACTTTTTATATAACACACTCAATACGATTTCCGAGCTGATTCATGACCAGGCGGATACAGCAGATCAAATGCTTGTTTCTCTTGCGGAACTGTTACGGCGTACCGTAAAGTCGTCAAAAGAGGAAGAAATCTCATTGGCTGAAGAGCTCGAGCTTCTACATCTTTATCTGTCCATCCAGCGTGCACGTTTTGAAGATCGGCTTCGAGTTGAAATGTCCATTGGTCCGGAAACAATGAAGACAAAGGTGCCAAGCCTGATTCTTCAGCCGCTGGTGGAAAACGCGCTGAAGCACGGAGTAGCGTCCAGGAACGACGTTTGCCAAATCGGTCTTTCCGCGACCGTAGAAAACTCGACCCTCGTGTTGAATGTACTGAACAACACAAACTCTTCCAGCAACAAGTGTGGAACGGGGGTTGGACTTTCCAACACACGGGAACGGCTTCTTCGTTTGTATGGTTCCGACAACTGCCTGCATTATGAAACTTTACCGGCAAATCAATTCTCCGTCACGATCCGCATCCCGATCCGATCTTCAGACCATGACCAGTCAATATCTTGA
- a CDS encoding cysteine desulfurase-like protein, with the protein MQGKTSPPDFSTVREMFPSLKMKYKGMPVIYLDNPAGSQVPQMVIDAYRQYWSMSNAYGDGMFLTSRRTREIWEQARIGMANLLGAASADEIVFGPNMTSLTFQLSRSIKKLIRAGDEVIVTLLDHDANIAPWESLRESGAVIRYADIHIPECTLNLENLLSKIQPKTKLVAVTLAANATGTINDLSPIIARAHEVGAWVFVDAVQYVPHAPLDVQSLQCDFLVCSAYKFFGPHVGVLYGRQELLDQLPAENVSPAQKDPPYKFETGAKNSEGLAALVAVVKYLETLGRRFGETYAVEIAGGSFQRRQLIAAMMAIRQFEKKLTVRMIEGLQQIDGLRIWGITDLNRIHERVPTVCFTWPRMSPDQTAAHLAENGVFAWSGNYYAPALMQRLGLEGTGGAVRLGAVHYNTIDEIDHTVNLLKRAPDSRVI; encoded by the coding sequence ATGCAAGGGAAAACCTCGCCGCCAGATTTTTCCACGGTCCGCGAGATGTTTCCTTCTCTCAAAATGAAATACAAAGGAATGCCGGTTATCTATCTTGACAATCCTGCCGGTTCACAGGTACCGCAGATGGTCATCGACGCCTATCGACAGTACTGGTCGATGTCGAATGCTTATGGTGACGGTATGTTCCTGACAAGCCGCCGAACGCGCGAAATTTGGGAACAAGCAAGAATCGGAATGGCTAACCTTTTGGGAGCTGCTTCCGCGGATGAAATTGTGTTTGGGCCAAACATGACCTCTCTTACTTTCCAGCTCTCTCGATCAATAAAAAAACTGATACGCGCGGGCGATGAAGTGATTGTTACGTTGCTGGATCATGATGCAAATATTGCACCGTGGGAATCCTTGCGGGAAAGCGGCGCTGTCATTCGATATGCCGATATTCACATTCCCGAATGCACTCTCAACTTGGAGAATCTTCTGAGCAAGATTCAACCTAAAACCAAACTTGTTGCCGTCACACTGGCTGCAAACGCCACTGGTACCATAAATGATTTATCTCCCATAATAGCCAGAGCTCATGAAGTCGGAGCATGGGTATTTGTGGATGCGGTTCAATATGTACCGCATGCGCCGCTGGATGTGCAATCGCTTCAGTGTGATTTTCTTGTGTGCTCAGCATACAAGTTCTTCGGTCCTCATGTTGGTGTGCTTTACGGACGGCAGGAGCTACTGGATCAGCTTCCTGCTGAGAATGTCAGCCCTGCACAAAAGGATCCCCCATACAAATTCGAAACGGGCGCGAAGAATAGCGAAGGTCTCGCAGCGCTTGTTGCAGTTGTAAAATATCTGGAAACTCTGGGCCGGCGTTTTGGTGAGACTTATGCGGTTGAAATCGCAGGAGGTTCTTTTCAAAGAAGGCAACTGATCGCAGCTATGATGGCGATTCGCCAATTCGAAAAGAAACTCACGGTGAGAATGATCGAAGGGTTACAACAAATCGACGGATTACGGATTTGGGGAATCACCGATCTGAACAGAATCCATGAGCGAGTGCCGACAGTCTGCTTCACATGGCCCAGAATGAGTCCTGATCAGACTGCTGCCCATCTTGCAGAAAACGGAGTATTCGCGTGGTCCGGTAACTATTACGCGCCCGCGCTGATGCAGCGTCTGGGGCTCGAAGGGACCGGCGGAGCTGTACGGCTCGGCGCGGTTCATTACAACACAATCGATGAAATCGATCATACTGTGAATTTGTTGAAACGCGCTCCGGATTCAAGAGTAATTTAG
- a CDS encoding alkylmercury lyase family protein: MLLFRSEETLNQWCKTREIPRRPLVNPDQLWHLAIRWYENRLTTESRRPAPDEMVRIFAETGLTGPFWDPAADQWKPAS; this comes from the coding sequence ATGTTGCTCTTCCGGTCGGAAGAGACATTGAATCAATGGTGTAAAACAAGGGAAATCCCAAGAAGACCACTGGTAAATCCGGACCAGTTGTGGCACCTTGCCATCCGCTGGTATGAAAACAGACTAACAACCGAATCGCGCCGTCCTGCTCCCGATGAGATGGTCAGGATATTTGCAGAAACCGGTCTAACAGGACCATTCTGGGACCCTGCAGCCGATCAGTGGAAACCAGCCAGTTAA
- a CDS encoding LytTR family DNA-binding domain-containing protein — protein MTSQYLDVMIADDERVARRRLRRMLSDIPELRVIAEAEDGEETVSMILKHNPDIVFLDIQMPGKNGFEVLSSVSEMQNIPAIIFVTAFDNFAIQAFEVAAVDYVMKPFSKERIKKAVTRAETVISQGKTADVTKRFVAIMEKLVSQDRTFSFKENGRIVVLRLSEIGWIEAKEHSSCIRKGKESHICRMSLSEILEQLPSPPFQRVHKSYIVNLDHVKQMDPLFHGDYVLIMKDQSRVMMSRSYSHKIKRLLGYSS, from the coding sequence ATGACCAGTCAATATCTTGATGTGATGATAGCCGACGATGAGCGCGTCGCGAGAAGACGTCTTCGTCGCATGCTCTCAGATATACCCGAGCTCCGAGTGATTGCCGAAGCCGAAGATGGTGAAGAAACAGTTTCCATGATCCTGAAGCACAATCCAGACATTGTTTTCCTGGACATTCAAATGCCCGGAAAAAATGGTTTCGAGGTGCTTTCCAGTGTTTCGGAAATGCAGAATATTCCCGCAATCATCTTCGTAACGGCATTTGACAACTTCGCGATTCAGGCTTTCGAAGTGGCTGCTGTTGATTATGTCATGAAGCCATTTAGCAAGGAGCGAATCAAAAAAGCAGTTACCAGAGCAGAGACTGTGATCAGCCAGGGAAAAACTGCAGATGTCACAAAACGATTTGTCGCAATCATGGAGAAGCTGGTATCGCAGGATAGAACATTCAGCTTCAAAGAAAATGGAAGAATCGTTGTTTTGAGACTATCCGAAATTGGCTGGATCGAGGCGAAGGAGCACTCCAGCTGCATTCGCAAAGGGAAAGAAAGTCACATATGTCGAATGTCGCTCTCAGAAATCTTAGAACAACTTCCATCACCTCCCTTTCAGAGAGTACACAAGTCTTACATAGTAAACCTTGATCATGTGAAGCAAATGGATCCGCTTTTTCATGGGGACTACGTTTTGATAATGAAGGATCAGTCACGTGTAATGATGTCCCGCAGTTACAGCCATAAGATCAAGCGGCTTCTGGGGTACAGCTCTTGA
- a CDS encoding esterase family protein, with amino-acid sequence MKRKENGKNTSALIRLVYVPFFFFVVVENAFTEEGRIVREILHSVSLEKTVTQESPDRSISIYLPPGYDKSPSQRFPVVYLLHGIGDTDEEWTRSSDRNDPMDTIQGLMNQGIAEGKFGQMIVVMPDEKTNWLGSMYTNSLVTGNWEDFTTRDLVRYIDQKYRTIARTESRGLAGHSMGGYAAIKLGMKHPNVYSVVYGMNPAALGWAGDLSIGNTAFAFILKAKSFDDLSSEMSKGNLMVGGIVAVALAFSPNPERRPFLADFPFELVNGKLRPSRHSASGKKTSRS; translated from the coding sequence ATGAAAAGGAAGGAGAATGGGAAAAATACTTCGGCTCTCATCCGACTCGTTTATGTACCTTTCTTCTTTTTTGTAGTTGTGGAAAATGCCTTCACGGAGGAAGGAAGGATCGTCCGTGAAATTTTGCATAGCGTTTCGCTGGAGAAGACGGTGACACAGGAATCGCCCGACCGCAGCATTTCCATATACTTGCCTCCAGGCTACGATAAATCGCCCAGCCAGAGATTCCCCGTTGTGTACTTGCTTCATGGAATCGGCGATACCGACGAAGAATGGACGAGATCATCGGATCGGAATGATCCCATGGACACCATCCAGGGGCTCATGAATCAAGGCATTGCCGAAGGGAAATTCGGTCAGATGATTGTCGTGATGCCGGACGAAAAAACGAATTGGTTGGGAAGTATGTACACGAATTCATTGGTGACAGGCAACTGGGAAGATTTTACGACGCGGGATCTTGTCAGGTACATCGATCAGAAGTACAGGACTATCGCCAGGACTGAAAGTCGAGGCCTAGCAGGACATTCCATGGGCGGTTACGCCGCAATTAAGTTAGGAATGAAACACCCAAATGTTTACAGCGTTGTCTATGGGATGAATCCCGCGGCGCTCGGTTGGGCTGGCGATCTCTCGATAGGAAATACCGCATTCGCCTTCATATTAAAGGCCAAGAGTTTTGACGACTTATCCAGTGAAATGTCAAAGGGAAATCTGATGGTTGGAGGCATTGTAGCCGTTGCACTGGCGTTTTCACCGAATCCGGAGCGACGGCCTTTTCTTGCCGATTTTCCTTTCGAATTAGTGAATGGGAAGTTACGGCCGAGCCGGCATTCAGCAAGTGGGAAGAAAACTTCCCGATCATGA
- a CDS encoding alkylmercury lyase family protein: MDFETSVKLTIYQTIVETTKMPTAMDIAAKVNSNVKEVLGAFERLHKRRLLVPEPGDPTRIRMAPPFSGIPTSFLTEVKGKSYYSNCVWDAFGVLAALHEDGMVKASDAQTGLPITVEVKNGRPVPEPCVIHFAVPAAHWWNDIFYT; this comes from the coding sequence ATGGACTTTGAAACATCAGTGAAATTGACGATTTATCAAACGATCGTAGAAACGACGAAAATGCCCACGGCAATGGACATAGCTGCTAAGGTAAACAGCAACGTAAAAGAGGTGCTCGGTGCGTTTGAACGGCTTCATAAAAGGCGACTGCTCGTGCCGGAACCCGGAGACCCGACCCGCATTCGAATGGCTCCCCCCTTCTCCGGCATTCCAACATCCTTTCTTACGGAAGTAAAGGGAAAGTCCTACTACTCGAACTGCGTGTGGGATGCGTTTGGAGTGCTTGCCGCATTGCATGAGGACGGCATGGTGAAAGCCTCCGATGCACAGACAGGATTGCCCATTACAGTCGAAGTAAAGAATGGAAGGCCGGTTCCGGAACCATGCGTGATTCACTTTGCAGTTCCCGCTGCGCATTGGTGGAACGATATTTTCTATACCTGA